acaatattgaaaaattagtaGCCGGCAGCCCACCGGATTGCTGGCGGCTTACCACTAGCCTAGACAGCATTCTATGTGACAGGGTAGTATGCCGATAGTTATGTCAGTGAATCATTGGCTGTCGGTTCACAAGTCTAGCCAGCGtcttgccggctaggttagtacctggtggcactagccaagagagagagagaaagcaaggagtgaagggtgatgtaagagcactgtctcacttccttcctccggaatgaatgttctaatggaaggggagaatataagataacaagcttccacccatccacctccgttgccggtccctgccggtcatatgatgtgaatggcagcccaagggaggactgaagaacactccaagTCAATGGATCTTCTGCCAGCAGCTGGTCCTGCCGACACATCTATCCCGGAGCACTGTGTCCAATAGGGAAGCTGAaagactaggccatacaagcagaagcccaagctggccctacaacctgccggcaagcggtgagattgcaggatgacGGGCAAAGAGGTGTGATGGCAGTGGTGGAAAAGTGGAGGAAGGCGAGCCAATACTCCCTTCTTTATTTAGCTGTAATATTTTGACCCGCAGTATCAGCACATGCCTTGCCTAAAACTTCTCAGATTGCGAGGCAAGAACATAAGTCCTTTAAGGAGAGTTCTTGGTAGTCCACTGCCAAAAAAATTGAATCCTAAAAGACCTCCCTTTCAAGGATAAAAGTCCAAAGTACTAGGGGGTAAGGTAGATAAATGTACCTTATATCTAACTTTCTTTCCTCAAACCACCTTTCTAAGTCCTGGGCTGAAGTATCAAAAGGTAGTAATGAGCCGACTGGAAGGCAGTTGAGACTTCTTGCTCCATGTCCTCTGAAGTTTGATAACTGCTCTTTATCCATTTCAACGAACGATTCCAGCTTGCGCCAAAGTAATATCCCTTATGAAAAGACTCTGGTTTGTAcggctaggaaaaatacacattactttaaaaaaaatttattttagtttaaaaagttgtcattttatttaagaaaattccAACATTTTCATCATACTGTTCTCTACTGATAGTTGTTCTCTATTATTTCAGACTCTTCATCCCAAAGCAAATAATCATTCACCTTTTGTGGCAAGATTATTTAAACTACTGAAGATATTTGCAAGAGATTCAGGACTGGGGAAAAAAGGCAGAAGGGTCGTATGTTGGCTCATGTTGTAAGACTGATGTAAAAAATAGGAAGCTTAGTGTTAACTTTGTTTGTACAATAATATTGAAGAGGATGGCATCTTGTGATAAGGAGGGGATGAAGAACTCTGAATCATCAGAGTTTCCAATAAAAACTGAAATGGAAGATCCGTTTCCACACACTGCAGTCAAGTCTGAAAAGGATGATATTTTTGCGAGTGATGGACTCCTTAATGATGACTCTCATATCATGAGTCCAGCCATGGAATTCAtagcagagccagaaatagaaaTCAAAGAGGAGCCAGAAATATTTGACTGTGATGTGTTAGTGACTGAAGACGATTTACAAATTAGCAAAAGGGAAGTCAATAAAGAGGATGAGATAGTAAAGACAGAAGTGAAAGTGGAATGTGATATACAGTTGGAATCCAGTAGGAAAGAGGATGAAGGAAACGGAAGAGGAAGTGGGAAAGAATGTTTtcagaaagaggagcaaaaagggAATTATGAAAAACAGTTTAGTCGAGTTGTTAACTCCAATACTCAAATGCCAATTCACACTGAAAAATGTGGCAAAACATTTCATGACGAAGTTGATCTTAATGCACGTCATAAAACTCGCCCTAGAAAGAAGCCATATAAGTGCAATGTCTGTAACAAAGCATTTTCTGATAGAAGTAATCTCACAAGCCATTATAGAATTCACAcgggggagaagccattcaagtgcaatgTCTGTGATAAAGCATTTTCTGAGAGGAGTCATCTCACAGAACATTATAGAATTCACACGGGGGAGAAACCATTTAAATGCAAgctctgtgacaaagcattttctcagagtaGTGTTCTGACTGCACATTACAGAActcacactggagagaagccatttaGGTGCGATTTCTGTGACAAAGCCTTTTCTGAGAGAGGCGTGCTCACGagacattatagaattcacacgggggagaagccattcaagtgcgaTCTCTGTGACAAGGCATTTTCTCAGAAAAATGTTCTCACTGCACATTACAAAACTCACACCGGGGAGAAGCCATATAAGTGCAATCTCTGCGACAAAGGATTTTCTCAGAAATGCCATCTCACAAGTCATTTTGCAATTCACAGTGTGCAGAAGCCATTCCAGTGCAGTGTCTGCGACAAAGCATTTTCTGAGAAAAGTCATCTCACAAGACATTTTAGAATTCACAcgggggagaagccattcaagtgcagtgtttgTGATAAAGCATTTTCTCAGAGTAGTCATCTCACAAAGCATTCTAGAACTCACACTGTGGAAGCCATTATAGTGCCGTGACTGTGATCTGGCATTTACCTGGAAATTTTTCTCTCTCAAGGCATTAAGTTTTGGCctgaagaaaatatataagaagTAGGGAAGTTTTATTCTTTTGGGAAGTGGTGAATGCTGTTACAAAGCATTTCAATTTCCATATTAACTAAACTAGTTGTACTCTCTCAAATGGATTTGAGACAGTTCCTTTGCAAATGATTATTAAGCAAGAAAATAACATGTCTGATTAAATGAGCTCCTCTGCATTTCCTTGGTGAAGTTCAACTGCTTGAGCTGTTGCACTCTGATGGGTCATCTCTTGTTAGTTAGTTATGCACCTCCTACTTGGACTGTTCCTCTGACTCACTTCTTATTCACATCCTTTGTTGCTTAAGAACATTTGACAGATAGAAACCCGAACAGTATTTATGGAAATTAAATTATTAAAGGAAATACTTGGACACCGGAAAacaaaattgttttatataaattagtCTGCTGATATCTTCTGCTTTACATATTGGAGGAGGGACATGATTACTGTGGTGTTTCTTTCTTTAATGATCTTGTTACTAAGTGAAATTTCACTCAATTGATGTATTATGCTTTAATTGTTTTGTATTTTAACTTGTATTATTACTTGCTCCTACATGTCAAACAAACTTTTGACCTTTTATACAATTATGACTTCAGGTCCTATTTGTAGTGGTAGTAGCTGATGGGTAGGCCCTGCCTACCCACCTGGTAGCCTTATTATGTTTATGTTACAGTTTCCGTGCTACCTGCCTTTATGAAATGTACTTGTTCCTGTCGGGCAACATGTTGCTGTCCTAtcccacttgtgtgtgtgtgtggccgacAACAAGAGCCTAAGGAAGGTCTCCCTTCTACATCACTGGTGCTCCGTTGGCAGACtagttctcttacttgatggtGTCCTTGCTGATAGAAAGTTTCCTTTTCAATTTGAATTCTGAGGGAAAGTTCAGACTTCCTAAGTACAAAATATTACCTTACTTTGAAGTTCTtcctaaattaatatttttgtcagTTGGTCTATAAGGAAAAGGGAATGTTCTGtatgtaaaatttgaaattatctttgaatattttttttattttcatctgcttATTTTTCTAACTAAATTGTATGCTGTAATGTTCTGTATTTTTAACAAGTAATTGTTAATTTGAGATGTCTTGTTTTTGACATGTatttaataattgaataaattatttttacaacaatttttgtatttcatttacaGTTACCATATTTAACAGCATATGGGATGCACTTTTTCCAAAATTTTGCCTCAAAAAATCGCCCTGCATCTTATGCATCGTAGGTGAAGTTTGAGACCTCCCCTTGTAGTGTTTGacagactgtggccagatgtagcacacagactgcctagtgtctgaatgccgaccacactccaacattCACTACACAATAGaatacggtggaatacccaaaGATCTGGCCACaaggtaaacaatcaaggatgaactgggcaccaccccttgattttacaCTGGGcgaggggacccagctagaactgtacagtaataccttgagatacgagcttaatgtgtTCTGGGACCAAGCTCGTGTGTCAATTTGTTCATATCtcagatcaatttttcccatataaaataactaaaaaaaaattattccgttCCTACCatatgaaaaaacacctaaaaacagtatattacagtggaaaaacatgttttcaaTTGTTCTCATTCACATtctacactcacaaaataacaaatacctatgtactggttatgatcctaAATAAAATTTAACTTTATTACGGAGTTCTTatcttcgagacagacggtagcggctttcagcggtgtgtgcggaggaggaggaggagggcgagaggacggggaggagagagacttgatggcaacacgttccgtacgcaacacttttgtaacactatgtaacataacttaaaatgttattttgattataaaatagatttttgaatatacttacccggtgattatatagctgcaactctgttattcgacagacaactctacggaaaaaactcgccagcgatcgctacacaggttgcgggtgtgcccaacagcgccatctgtcgaccagatacccagctctcaatgtaaacaaagactcaattttctcctcgtcccactgcgtctctattggggaggaagggagggtcctttaatttataatcaccgggtaagtatattcaaaaatttattttataatcaaaataacatttttcaatatttaacttagccggtgattatatagctgattcacacccaggatggtgggtagagaccagtaatatatgtttacacttttatgagctaagagttttttatttcattttagaagttatcaaaataacaaaaacaaaataaataggtacctggtaaggaagtcgacttgaacaattactctgccttttaagtacgtcttccttacggagcctcgcgatcctcttaggatgctgatcgacccctaggatctgaagtatcaagggttgcaacccatacaacaggacctcatcaaacccctaatctaggcgctctcaagaaatgactttgaccacccgccaaatcaaccaggatgagaaaggcttcttagccttccggacaacccataaaaaaacaacatttcaagagacagattaaaaggataaggaattagggaattgtagtggttgagccctcacccactactgcactcgttgctacaaatggtcccagtgtgtagcagttcttgtaaagagactggacatctttcaagtaaaatgacgcaaacactgacttgcttctccaataggttgcgtccattatactttgcagagatatattttgcttaaaggccacggaagttgttacagctctaacttcgtgcgtcttcaccttaagcaaagttcggtcttcctcactcagatgtgaatgagcttctcgtattaacaatctgataaagtctgaccaagcattctttgacataggcaaggatggtttcttaactgaacaccataaagcttcagattggccttgtaaaggtttagtacgctttaaatagaacttaagagctctaacagggcataagactctttctagttcattgcctacgatctccgataagctggggatatcgaaagatttaggccaaggccgagaaggcagctcatttttggctagaaaaccaagttgtagcgaacaagtggctttttctga
This Palaemon carinicauda isolate YSFRI2023 chromosome 25, ASM3689809v2, whole genome shotgun sequence DNA region includes the following protein-coding sequences:
- the LOC137618726 gene encoding zinc finger protein 677-like is translated as MASCDKEGMKNSESSEFPIKTEMEDPFPHTAVKSEKDDIFASDGLLNDDSHIMSPAMEFIAEPEIEIKEEPEIFDCDVLVTEDDLQISKREVNKEDEIVKTEVKVECDIQLESSRKEDEGNGRGSGKECFQKEEQKGNYEKQFSRVVNSNTQMPIHTEKCGKTFHDEVDLNARHKTRPRKKPYKCNVCNKAFSDRSNLTSHYRIHTGEKPFKCNVCDKAFSERSHLTEHYRIHTGEKPFKCKLCDKAFSQSSVLTAHYRTHTGEKPFRCDFCDKAFSERGVLTRHYRIHTGEKPFKCDLCDKAFSQKNVLTAHYKTHTGEKPYKCNLCDKGFSQKCHLTSHFAIHSVQKPFQCSVCDKAFSEKSHLTRHFRIHTGEKPFKCSVCDKAFSQSSHLTKHSRTHTVEAIIVP